From Pseudomonas vanderleydeniana, the proteins below share one genomic window:
- a CDS encoding putative DNA modification/repair radical SAM protein, with protein MQLIAKLGILADAAKYDASCASSGAPKRSSRGRDGLGATDGTGICHSFTPDGRCVSLLKVLLTNFCLYDCQYCVNRRSSNVPRARFTPEEVVRLTLDFYRRNCISGLFLSSGIIRSADYTMEQLIRVARLLREEHQFRGYIHLKTIPDADPLLIEEAGRLADRLSVNIELPTEASLKRLAPEKRVTSIRQAMGTIHLGQQAVAGEARAPRFTPAGQSTQVIVGADATDDRTILRNAESLYQGYGLRRVYYSAFSPIPDSPGSVPLAAPPLLREHRLYQADFLMRGYGYKAGELLEQSSNLDLDIDPKLAWALANREVFPLDVNRAEPALLARIPGIGLRSVQRMVALRRERRIRYDDLIQLRCVLDKARPFIVTSDYRPSQAEACSGLLRTRLREPQAPLQMGLWG; from the coding sequence ATGCAGCTCATCGCCAAGCTCGGCATCCTTGCCGACGCCGCCAAATACGATGCCTCGTGCGCCAGCAGCGGCGCGCCCAAGCGCAGTTCCCGTGGCCGTGACGGGCTCGGTGCCACCGATGGCACGGGCATCTGCCACAGTTTCACACCGGATGGGCGCTGCGTCTCGCTGCTCAAGGTGCTGCTGACCAACTTCTGCCTCTACGACTGCCAGTATTGCGTCAATCGCCGTTCCAGCAACGTGCCGCGGGCGCGCTTCACGCCGGAAGAAGTGGTGCGCCTGACCCTCGATTTCTATCGACGCAACTGCATCAGCGGGTTGTTCCTCAGCTCCGGCATCATCCGCTCGGCCGACTACACCATGGAGCAGCTGATCCGGGTGGCGCGGTTGTTGCGCGAGGAACACCAGTTCCGTGGCTACATCCACCTCAAGACCATCCCCGATGCCGATCCGCTGCTGATCGAGGAGGCCGGGCGGTTGGCGGACCGCTTGAGCGTGAACATCGAGCTGCCCACCGAGGCCAGCCTCAAGCGCCTGGCGCCGGAGAAGCGGGTGACCAGCATTCGCCAGGCCATGGGCACCATTCACCTTGGCCAGCAGGCGGTGGCCGGGGAGGCCAGGGCCCCGCGCTTCACGCCGGCGGGGCAGAGTACCCAGGTGATCGTTGGCGCCGACGCCACGGATGACCGCACCATCCTGCGCAATGCCGAGTCGCTGTATCAGGGCTATGGCCTGCGCCGCGTCTACTACTCGGCGTTCAGCCCGATCCCCGACAGCCCCGGCAGCGTGCCGTTGGCCGCGCCACCGCTGTTGCGTGAGCACCGCCTGTACCAGGCCGACTTCCTGATGCGTGGCTATGGCTACAAGGCCGGCGAACTGTTGGAGCAGTCGAGCAACCTGGACCTGGACATCGACCCCAAGCTCGCCTGGGCGCTGGCCAATCGCGAGGTCTTCCCGCTGGACGTGAATCGGGCCGAACCGGCCTTGCTGGCACGTATCCCCGGGATCGGCCTGCGCAGCGTGCAGCGCATGGTCGCGCTGCGGCGCGAACGGCGCATCCGCTACGACGACCTGATCCAGTTGCGCTGCGTGCTGGACAAGGCCCGGCCGTTCATTGTCACCAGCGACTATCGGCCATCCCAGGCGGAGGCGTGCAGCGGTTTGCTGCGTACCCGCCTACGTGAGCCCCAGGCCCCGCTGCAGATGGGGTTGTGGGGGTGA
- the nfsB gene encoding oxygen-insensitive NAD(P)H nitroreductase, protein MNLAHITAQRYTTKAYDASKRIPQAAIDELLTLLRNAPSSVNSQPSHFIVASTAEGKARLAKGAEGRFAYNEPKILNASHVIALCTRTGMTDSHLEKVLHQEQEDGRFASDTARSGQQQIRAGFVDLHRYEQKDLQHWMEKQTYLALGSLLLGAASLGIDATPMEGFDAKAVDAELNLHAQGLTSVVLVCLGYRSDSDFNATLPKSRLPEDYLFTHLA, encoded by the coding sequence ATGAACCTCGCGCACATTACCGCCCAGCGCTACACCACCAAGGCCTACGATGCCTCGAAACGCATCCCACAGGCGGCCATCGACGAGCTGCTGACGCTGCTGCGCAATGCGCCCTCCTCGGTCAACTCGCAGCCGTCGCACTTCATCGTGGCCTCGACAGCCGAGGGCAAGGCACGCCTGGCCAAGGGCGCCGAAGGACGCTTCGCCTACAACGAGCCGAAGATCCTGAACGCCTCCCACGTGATTGCCCTGTGCACCCGTACCGGGATGACCGACAGCCACCTGGAAAAGGTCCTGCACCAGGAGCAGGAAGATGGACGCTTCGCCAGCGATACTGCCCGCAGCGGCCAGCAACAGATCCGCGCGGGCTTCGTCGACCTGCACCGCTACGAGCAGAAGGACCTGCAGCACTGGATGGAGAAGCAGACCTACCTGGCCCTCGGCAGCCTGCTGCTGGGTGCCGCGTCGCTGGGCATCGACGCCACGCCGATGGAAGGCTTCGATGCCAAGGCGGTGGACGCCGAACTGAACCTGCACGCACAGGGCTTGACCAGCGTGGTACTGGTTTGCCTGGGCTACCGCAGCGACAGCGACTTCAATGCCACCCTGCCGAAGTCGCGCCTGCCGGAAGACTATCTGTTCACCCACCTGGCCTGA
- a CDS encoding LysR family transcriptional regulator: MIRFDDLALFVRSAALGSFSNAAREVDLLPGQVSAAIQRLERELDIRLFARSTRSLRLTAEGERYLPYARGVLETLREGHEQLHVERLELQGTLQMAVSSDLGRNLLSPWLIEFRRLHPRLTLRLSVSDQLSDVFRDPVDVAVRYGQSADASFVALPLAENRRVLVAAPSYLEAHGRPHTLEDLARHNCLCYVLQGRYYDKWAFYKDGQRREVSVTGTLFSDDADVVRHWALAGEGIIYKAWLEVRADIAAGRLELLLPEYHGEPTRLQLVCPHRRQISASVQALYQFLQGKFRELDEKGPVLPS, translated from the coding sequence ATGATCCGATTCGACGATCTGGCTCTGTTCGTCCGTTCCGCCGCCCTGGGCAGCTTTTCCAATGCCGCCCGCGAGGTGGACCTGCTGCCCGGTCAAGTCAGCGCGGCGATCCAGCGCCTGGAGCGTGAGCTGGACATCCGCCTGTTTGCCCGCTCGACCCGTAGCCTGCGCCTGACCGCCGAAGGTGAACGCTACCTGCCGTATGCGCGAGGCGTGCTGGAAACGTTGCGTGAAGGACACGAACAACTTCACGTCGAGCGCCTGGAACTGCAGGGCACCCTGCAGATGGCGGTCTCGTCCGACCTGGGGCGCAACCTGCTGTCCCCCTGGCTGATCGAGTTTCGCCGCCTGCATCCGCGACTGACCCTGCGCCTGTCGGTGTCCGACCAACTGTCCGATGTGTTCCGTGATCCGGTCGATGTCGCCGTGCGTTATGGGCAGTCCGCTGACGCCAGCTTCGTGGCCCTGCCGCTGGCGGAGAACCGTCGGGTACTGGTGGCGGCTCCGTCCTATCTGGAGGCTCACGGGCGCCCACATACCCTGGAGGACCTGGCCCGGCACAACTGCCTTTGCTATGTGCTGCAGGGCCGTTACTACGACAAGTGGGCGTTCTACAAGGATGGCCAGCGCCGTGAGGTCTCGGTGACAGGCACCCTGTTCAGCGACGATGCCGACGTGGTGCGGCACTGGGCGCTGGCCGGCGAGGGCATCATCTACAAGGCCTGGCTGGAGGTGCGGGCGGACATCGCGGCCGGGCGGCTGGAACTGCTGTTGCCCGAGTACCACGGCGAGCCAACCCGGTTGCAGTTGGTGTGCCCTCATCGCCGACAGATCTCCGCTTCGGTGCAGGCGCTGTACCAGTTTCTCCAGGGAAAATTTCGCGAGCTGGATGAGAAGGGACCGGTGCTGCCGTCCTGA
- a CDS encoding branched-chain amino acid aminotransferase codes for MGQESINWDKLGFDYIKTDKRYLSYFRQGEWDNGVLTEDNVLHISEGSTALHYGQQCFEGLKAYRCKDGSINLFRPDQNAARMQRSCARLLMPAPSTEAFIEACKQVVKANERFIPPYGTGGALYLRPFVIGVGDNIGVRTAPEFIFSVFCIPVGPYFKGGMKPHNFVISSYDRAAPQGTGAAKVGGNYAASLLPGSEAKKNGFADSIYLDPLTHSKIEEVGSANFFGITANNEFVTPKSPSVLPGITRLSLIELAQSRLGLKVVEGDVLIDKISDFTEAGACGTAAVITPIGGIEYQGKLHVFHSETEVGPVTQRLYKELTGVQTGDVEAPAGWIVKV; via the coding sequence AGCGCTACCTGTCTTACTTCCGTCAGGGTGAGTGGGACAATGGCGTGTTGACCGAAGACAACGTCCTGCATATCAGCGAAGGCTCGACCGCGCTGCATTACGGCCAGCAGTGCTTCGAGGGCCTGAAGGCCTACCGTTGCAAGGACGGCTCGATCAACCTGTTCCGGCCTGACCAGAACGCCGCACGCATGCAGCGCAGCTGCGCGCGCCTGCTGATGCCGGCACCGTCGACCGAAGCCTTCATCGAGGCGTGCAAGCAGGTGGTGAAAGCCAACGAGCGCTTCATTCCTCCGTACGGCACCGGTGGTGCACTGTACCTGCGTCCTTTCGTGATCGGCGTCGGTGACAACATTGGCGTGCGTACCGCGCCGGAGTTCATCTTCTCGGTGTTCTGCATCCCGGTCGGCCCGTACTTCAAGGGCGGCATGAAACCGCACAACTTCGTGATCTCCAGCTACGACCGTGCCGCTCCGCAGGGTACCGGTGCGGCCAAGGTCGGTGGCAACTACGCGGCCAGCCTGCTGCCGGGTTCCGAAGCCAAGAAGAATGGCTTTGCCGACAGCATCTACCTGGACCCGCTGACCCACTCGAAGATCGAGGAAGTGGGCTCGGCCAACTTCTTCGGTATCACCGCCAACAACGAGTTCGTCACGCCGAAGTCGCCTTCGGTACTGCCGGGTATCACCCGTCTGTCGCTGATCGAACTGGCCCAATCCCGCCTGGGCCTGAAAGTGGTGGAAGGCGATGTGCTGATCGACAAGATCTCCGACTTCACCGAAGCCGGTGCCTGCGGTACCGCTGCGGTGATCACCCCGATCGGTGGCATCGAGTACCAGGGCAAGCTGCACGTGTTCCACAGCGAGACCGAAGTCGGCCCGGTGACCCAGCGCCTGTACAAGGAGCTGACCGGCGTACAGACCGGTGACGTCGAGGCGCCAGCAGGCTGGATCGTCAAGGTCTGA
- a CDS encoding TIGR03915 family putative DNA repair protein — MIALDCDDDFATWRGQARTLLGHGIDPVDVTWSQGPVADLLAGSTPLPTGPGVFCARVPAALLTQLEQAARYRGEQRWNLLYEVLWRVAHGDRTAMLAGDRLGSELQRRIRQVGREAHHLHAFVRFVPLPDALAERLQLDLVAFHEPAHDILASASGHFAERLGRQRWLIATPRDGIRFDGEAMDYRRHCPEQWRQWARHAEDPGAELWLTYYRHIFNPARVNPDAMRQHMPGRFWRHLPEGPLIPRLVGQARQGKQRDGQALEVGLQEGKRITDRKGSPGQELAS; from the coding sequence GTGATCGCGCTGGACTGTGACGACGACTTCGCGACCTGGCGTGGCCAGGCACGGACTCTGCTCGGTCATGGTATCGACCCGGTCGACGTGACCTGGAGCCAGGGGCCGGTGGCTGATCTGCTGGCCGGTTCCACCCCCTTGCCGACAGGTCCTGGCGTGTTCTGCGCACGGGTGCCGGCAGCCTTGCTCACACAACTGGAGCAGGCTGCCCGCTATCGTGGCGAGCAGCGCTGGAACCTGTTGTATGAAGTGCTGTGGCGGGTCGCCCATGGGGACCGGACCGCCATGCTGGCCGGTGATCGCCTGGGCAGTGAGTTGCAACGGCGGATTCGCCAGGTGGGCCGTGAAGCTCATCACCTGCATGCCTTCGTGCGTTTCGTACCATTGCCCGACGCATTGGCCGAGCGGTTACAGCTGGACCTGGTGGCGTTCCATGAGCCGGCGCATGACATCCTTGCCAGCGCCAGTGGGCATTTCGCCGAGCGTCTGGGTCGGCAACGCTGGCTGATCGCAACGCCCCGTGATGGCATCCGTTTCGATGGTGAAGCCATGGACTATCGGCGCCACTGCCCGGAGCAATGGCGGCAGTGGGCCCGTCATGCCGAGGATCCCGGTGCCGAATTGTGGCTGACCTACTACCGGCACATTTTCAACCCGGCCCGGGTCAACCCCGATGCGATGCGCCAGCACATGCCCGGGCGTTTCTGGCGGCATCTGCCGGAAGGGCCGTTGATCCCGCGACTGGTCGGGCAGGCGCGGCAGGGCAAGCAGCGCGACGGGCAGGCGTTGGAGGTGGGCTTGCAGGAAGGCAAGCGGATCACGGACAGGAAGGGCTCGCCAGGCCAGGAGCTGGCGAGCTGA